CCACTGCAACCCGTTCATGAACTGCTGCCAATGCTCGGCATAGTCGGCGAAGTAGCGCTGCGCGAGGGCGTCGCGCAAGGCATCGGCCGAAGTGTCAGATCGGGCCGGTTGCGTCGACGATGGCGCGGCCTCCGCCTGACCGTCGGTCAGCACCCAGTCATGGGCGACGTCCTGGCTGCGGGTGGCTTTCTCGATCGCCGCCTCGACGTAGCCCTCGTAGCCCTGCCGCGTGAACACACCCGGCACGGCGCCGGTGGCGCGCACGAGGCCCCGGGTATCGGTGCCCGCGGCGAGCGCGGCCAGGGTCAGGTTGGGATACTTGCGCCCGGCGCCTTCGAGAATCGTCTGATAGATCGTATCCACCGCGTTGCGCTCACCGATTACCGCCAGCAACGTTTGGCGCGCCCCGGCCACCAGTTCCGCGCGCGGCGTGACCCGCCAGTCGGGATGGGCCCGCAGATGATCGGCATAGAACCGGGCCAAGCGCTCGGCCAGATCCTGCTTCCGGCCCGGCGTGATCCGGGCTTCGGTGGACCAGTGCCGGGCAAGCTGCTGGGCGAGGAAGTCGGGCTCGACCCGCTCGGGATGGGCCAGCATCAGGTAGGCCTTCAGGGTATCCCGGCCATCGAGCGCCCAGCGGCTGGTTTCATCGGTCAGGCCCCGGACCTGCAACTGCGACAGATCGACCAGCGTCGCCTCCATGTCCTGCACCACGGGCGTGACCAGCACGGCATGGCTGGCGGCCGCGTAGGGTTTCCAGAGCGCGGTCAGCGCCTCGGCGTCGCGGTTCATGCCGAAACGGGTGAACAGAGGGGCCGAGTGCTGCAGGCGGTGTTCGTAGCGCTGGATGTGTTGCTGGAGAGTGTCGAGGGCCTGGAGGCGGGTTTCGGGGTTGGCTTTCGCGGTGTGGAGGGCTTGCACCGCCTGGCGGGCGGTGCGGAGGTCGTGGTGGTTCTGGACGGCGGCGAGGAGCATGGCGGTGGTCCAGACGGTGGCGCACGTCGAAATGACAATGCCGAGCACCACATAGGGATGCCGCAGAGTGAGGACTCCGCGCGCGCGTTTCGCACTTTCGCCCACATACCGCCAGATCGGCCGGTCAGCGCCCGTGCTCGCGTCTGCCGCCCCGGCGGGAGCAAACAGCACCGCCTCCACCGAGCGGCGTGGCACAGCAAGGGTTCGCCCCAGCCAGTCTGTGAGCGGCTGGCTGCGAACATCCAGTTGCTTTGAGAGTCGTCCGAGGTACTGCGCAAAGACGTCCTGCGGCAAGCAGGAAACACTCCGAATCGCGGCTTCATCCCGCAACTTCAAGAGCTGCATCCGGATAGATTCCGCATCCGCTCTCGGCTGCAGCTCGCACGCGATGACAGGCGTATTGCCAGCGTCCTGTTGCATCCCGCGCGCGACGTCTAGCACATAGACGGGGGCCGCCCATCGCAGGGAATCGCAAATATGCGAGAGCTGAACCCCGTGATTCTCAGAACGATGCCGCTCCCTCAGGTCCGCAGCCGAATCCATCACCAGAACGACCGCGTCAACCGGGCGGCCGCGTCGCAGCCTGTAGATTCTCCGAAGCCAATCTTTGTTGAAGTGAAGGTTTGCTGCGTTGCTATAAAGCAGGACGGTATCCGCGGTAATGCTCCACCCTGCTTCCACGGCCTCCGGCTCAAGGCGGCGGATGAGGTCGTTATCGCCAGTCAGAAGCAACCATGGTCGGTCCTTTCCACCAATGCCACCGGATTGCAATAGTGCATCGCGAAGCGCCCGGGCTCGCTCGTCCGCTTGCGGCGCCGATTCGCTGGATGAACCTGCAACCCCAACCGTCGCATGACGCCTGTCGTAATTGAACACCCATTGCACGGCTCTCATCGCGGCAATCTTGAGCAGAATTGCTTCGAAGAACCGGACAAATATCAACAGTAACAACCCGAGAGCCAGCAGGCCGAGCGCTATGGCCAGTAGCTTGTCGCCGGTCCAGCCAATCTGCGGCCCCTTCAAGACCGCGGCACCGATCAAGCCCGCAAAGATGATAACGATCGCAGCACCGAACCAGAACGCGACCGGGGTTTTGGTCTGCATTTCCTTCATACTCCGCATCCAATAGCAATGAGTTCAGTGGCCGACCGAGAAACGACGAGCTGCGGATTGCCACTCTGGCGCGCATGATCCAGCGCCAGTGCCACTGCGAGCCAGGACCCGGCCATACCGCAGTCGCCCACGGTTGTCTTTACGTCTACCCAATCCGTGCGCGGCGTCGCCTCAGCCACGGGTGGAATCGGGCGGATAATTTCGGTCGGCACGTTGTCACCCCAGATTGTTTGCACCTGCGCGGCCGTGACGCCGCTCCATCGCAAGGCTAGATCGAGCACTTCCTGATGATGATCGACACCGCCTTTGCTGGGGCGGTGGAGGTGCAATGGCGCGGCGCGCTTGGTTAAATTGTCGGGATGAGCAACCAGTATTGCGACAGCGGCCTCTACGGCGCCATCCGGTAAGACATGGCTGATCGCCCTCTGCATCTGAAGGGATACGAGCAAGCGTGCATGTTGCGGCTTGGACTGGTCATGCCACGCATCCACCAGAAACAGCGACGCGTTTTGGGCGCTTGTGCGTACGCCGACCTGAAGGTGCGGCGCCTCAGCCAGGATCAAATCTTCAACCTGTGCCGCAACCTCGGTCGGATCCACCAACGGATGCACGTAGACATCCACGTTCAAAGTCGTGCGTGCGGGCAACTCGGCGAGACCGCTGCGTACTCGACCCACTAGTTGGGGAACCAGCCATCTGCATAGGGCCTGATGACGCTCGTGCTCCAGCAGTACATTGCCCGAGTAAAAGCGGCGCCCCGGAACATCGAACCAGTGCGCCCTGACTTCAATGTCGGGATATGCAGCGCTGGTTCGCGCAGACATCTTGATGTTGCCACTGAGCACACGCTCGGCGCTAACGTCGCCTGCTAAAGGAAGGCACCAGGCATACCCCATCACGTGTAACGGCAAACTGGCTTGCTGGTGTTGGGCCTGCTCAAGCTTTTCGCTAACACGATTGATTGCCATGGCTTCCGCGCGTCTTGCATGGATGAGACCGCGGTATATGCAAAGCACAAGGCCCCAAACCAACATGGGGAAAATTACAGCGCAGTACCAAAACCAAAGCGTGCTATCCCGCCCGCTATCTGCCCACAGCACCGTTGCTAGCCCGGCGCCCGAGCACGTGATGATGAAGAACAACCCCGCCCAGAGCGCAACGGAAGCTCGTGGCGGGGGCGGCACCGCGACTCGCGGAGGAATGCGTTCAAAGTTGACAGGCATCTAACGTGTGCAATGGGAGAAGAAGCTAAAAATGACCAAATCGTTCAACTAGGCCAAGTAAGACCTAATAAATCACTTCTTCTCTAATGAGAGCAATTCCTTGCAAGGCAGCCACCTTTCAGTGCCCACCGCTTGCCCGGCGTACTGGATCTTGCACCAGCCACCCGTTACATCGACAACTTCCGCCCGATCGCCTTTATTGAGATAGCCATCAGTCCTGCTGTTGATATACGGACTATCGAATAGATAATTCTTTCTCTTCACTGCCACTGAAATCCTGGCCGGCTCAAGCATCAGCCGGGCGAAAGGCGACCTCAAAGCTGCGAGCACGCGCGCCTTAGTGACATATGGAAACCTATACGCATGCTTCCCCCCATCGTCGATAAACGAGTATCCCGATCCAAACCAGTGCGAAGCGCGATTATCACGAGACAAATCACCTTCTGAATGACTGAAAACATCTACCATATAAAAATGACCAGAAGAGTTCGGCTCGACCAGCGAAGCCCGTACCTCCAAGGAGTAGACGACGAATAAACTCTCTCGACCGCCAAGCCTCGCCGCAAATGCGCTCTCTATCTTCCCAGGTGTCGAGTCGTGCATCAGTCCCGGCCCCTTCATGAAATCTTTCCTGCCGCTAGCCCGAAAATATAAGGTGATGTGCTCGAGCTCTCCCAATTCGACCGATTCGACAACAAAACAAACAGTCCCGCCCTGCATTTTTAGCAGCGGATAAACTTGCTTTCCCGGCAAAGCCTCGCAGACGCCCTGAGCGCTGGCGCCATACGCCACTAACATTCCGATAAGAACTGCAAGCATCTGCCGCAACATAAACTTCACTCCTATCTCGCAAAGATCCGAATTTCAAAGGCAGGGCAAGGGTGAACCTTAGGGGTAGATTAGTCATCCTCACACCTCGAGGAGGAATACTGCTCACGAAAAACCAACGAGATTTCCCGCTTGAAGCGCTGACGCTCCGCCAATCCAGCATACCCCGGATTGATTCTCCGAGTTACGTCCTTTACGGCCACGTCACCCGAAATCATCGGATTATCCGCAACTCGCCCAATTCGCCGATATTTCCAGAACCACAAGCCTGACTCCACGATTACCGCGCCATCTTTCTCGACCAACTCTGGGCTCTCATCTATCGGATAGCCAATATCCCGACCGCAGCGCTTGTAATTCTCGTAGTGCGTCAAATGCAAGAGGCCACGCCCTCTGAAATCTTTTCCAGGTTGCTCATCCGATCCGAAACAGTGATCGGCGTAGCCTTCCTCGTTAGCAACGAGATTTTCTTGCACCCAAGATATCTTTTCCTCTTGACTTGAGAAGCTAAGTCCTTTTCTTTTGAACCCTGCCTCAATCGCGCTGCGCGCCAGTTGATACAAAGCTTCAGCTGTGCGATTCCGATAAAGCAGTGACTCTCTAAAGAGTCTAAATCCTTGGGTTTCATGTTTTGCCTGCCCAAGAAAATGCGTCACCTGTCGACAACTATTCAACCCATAGTTCGCAAAAATACCCCGCGAAGCGATGATCAACTCTTGTATGACACCATCGTGGGCACCTGGCGCGATCTTGCTGAGAAACTCATTCGTTAGCGCGATATCGGCACCGCAGGCCTTACAGATCAGCGTCTTGTGAAAATTCCCCACCAACCCAATCGGATGGATATGGAACACGTTTGGCCCGGGCAGGTCGCTCACGCCAGCCTTTACCTCATCCCACCATGCCAGTTTCCCGATCCGCCGCTGTTCCTCGTCGTGTTCCGGTTGCGGACCGGTGCGCTGCTCGATCGCTTTCAGCAGCGCCTGCCATTTGCCGGGATTGGCCCATTCGCTTTCATGCCGGATGATCAGCCGGGACGACCGGAACGCCCGCGACGGGTCGTCCATGGTTGCGCATAGTTCGTCCGCCGCCCGGCTGCCGTCGCCTTTGGGGTAGATGGCGCGGTGCACTTTCACCATCAGCGGACTGAGCTTGTCCACCGCCCCAGGGGACACGACGTCAGCGCCCATGGCGTAGTCGACGTAGGCCGTCGCGCTTGCGAATATCGTGTGCGCCGCGTCATGCGGCGCTTTCAGCGTGGCATCGAAATCCGGCCAGGTCTGGGCGAATTCCGGCGTGACACGCCCACCGGCGAAGTCCCGCTGCCTTACCCAGCCTTCGATGCCGCGGCCCATGAAGTCGACGCTGCGGATCCGCCACCACGGCTGCTTGCCGCCTTCGACCGGCTCGGTCTCCATCCGCTTGTTGTCGGGGATGCGCTCGAGCTCCGCAAACGAATGGGTCTGGATGACGTCTGTCCGGGGCGACTCGGCGCCCGCCCTGAACGGCTGCCGGTATAGCCGGGTGTTCTGGTCCACCCGCAGCAGCGTGGGCTCGCTCGACAGTCCCAGCTTCTTCCATTCCCCGGCCTTGTGCCCGTGGCTCTCCACCCAGGCACGGCTTTTCTCGAGGAACGACTGGACCCTGTCATCGCAGAACACCTCGAGATGGACCATGCGGTGCTCTGCCGGCTGGCGCAGCGGGTCGTAGCGCCCCAGGTGGCCGACCAGCTCGCCGGCCCGGATCGGGATCGGCGTGGCAGGCGTCACCACGCGGTCAAGCTGCGCCTCGGGCATCACTTCCTCGATCACCCGATGACCGCGCTCTTCGCCCAGGAATACCCACCCGCCAACCGCCCCGGCCGGCGCGATACGGCCTCCGACAGAGGCAGGAATCAGTTGGGCGCCGTGCGTATCCTCGATCTGGCCCCAGTGGCCTTGCCGCTTGCCGATGCGGATCCGCGCGCCATGCGGCAGCAGGCACAGGGGCGTACCGCGCAACTGGGTAGCCCGCACCCGCAGGCCCACCTGATCCGGAGCGCCGGCCCGCGGCCGGCCGGTTGGCCTGTCGCTGGCAAACGGCGTGACCTTGAAGTCGGGCCGCCAGTAGCCCGGCCTGGGCAGCTTCGGATCGCTGTCGTACCCCGCCAGGTCCTGCAGATGCATGTACAGGCTGAAGAACGTCAGCCGATTGCCCTTCGGAAACTCCATGGCATGGCGCACAAGGACGAAGCCTGTGCTGTAGCGCGCCTCGCGCTCGGGCTTGCCGTCCTGCGCTGCCACCTGACTGACGAGATAGGCGCGATTGATCCGGAAGGCCACCACCTCGCCATCGGCCATGCAGCGCACCCCGTGGAGGAGATCCAGTGACGCCCCTGCACCCGACTCGGACACGTGGATGCCGCCATGCCACATGCCTTTCGGGCCGACGGCAAAGCAGCCCGACGGCTCCTTTTTGAGCAGGGTGTGGAAGTCGTGCTCGCTGGTGAAGTTCCGGCCCGCGGCCTGCCCATCGCCTTTGCGGCAGAAAGGGAAAGCAAAGGCGAGTTGCCGGACGCGGGTCGCGTCTGGGTTCGGTGGAGTCTGGGTCATGATGCGCTATTCGGAGAAGCTGAAACCCATCGCGCCGCGCCCCTCTTTGACCGCCACATTGGTCCAGCTCGGAAAGGCGAAACTTCCACCAGCCGGGCCTTCTACATTGAAATGCCCCTTGGCCTGGATCCTCCCGTTAGGACTGGCCAACTCGACCGACCCCTTCGCGATCCTCAGATAGGCGCCCGACCCATCGCCGAGCGTGATGCCATCGGCCGCGGTGATCGTGACCTGCCCGGCCGATGAACTGATCACGACGTTGTTGTATGCCATCAGCTCGAGATCATCGCTCTGGGCCTGTACCTGTACCTTGCCCTTTGCAGCGAAGATGCGAATGCCAAGCTTGGCAGCAAACAGTGATATGGCCTCTCCCGCCGCCGCCGTGATGCGCTTGGCCACGCCGACATCGAGCCCTCCGCCGGCCGTCGCAAAGATCTGCTGGCGGGCGGCAATCTGCACGTCCTTTCCGCTGGCGATTCCAATGCCTTCCGGTGCGCTGGCGACCAGTACCGGCTTCTTCAATCCCAACAAGCGCTGTTCGATGAGCGTGCGTTGCTGGTCGACCTCTGCTAGCCAGGCCTTCGCCGCGTCAGCCGAGTCGTTCAGCGAGCGGAGCAAGTCCATCGCCTGCCTGAAGCTGTCTTCGGCTTCCTGCATGTCGAGCTGCTGGCCGCGCGCACTCTGCCGGTCCTCCGCAGAAATAAACACCCCCCTCCCACCCCGAATCGCCCCCCACCCCGACGTCCGCAGCTCGAACCCTTCCCCGCGCTTCTTCCTCTGTCCGTCGACCAGATAGCCCAAATTCAACTGGCTCTTGCCGCCGTAATCGGTCGACAGCTTGACGCCTTCCTCGCCCTCCCAGTCCTCGAATCGCAGCTTGTTGTTGCTTTGCGTCCGGATGACGTTGCGCGACAGCCAGCGGTCCTGGTTCGTGATCAGG
This sequence is a window from Cupriavidus pauculus. Protein-coding genes within it:
- a CDS encoding ImcF-related family protein gives rise to the protein MKEMQTKTPVAFWFGAAIVIIFAGLIGAAVLKGPQIGWTGDKLLAIALGLLALGLLLLIFVRFFEAILLKIAAMRAVQWVFNYDRRHATVGVAGSSSESAPQADERARALRDALLQSGGIGGKDRPWLLLTGDNDLIRRLEPEAVEAGWSITADTVLLYSNAANLHFNKDWLRRIYRLRRGRPVDAVVLVMDSAADLRERHRSENHGVQLSHICDSLRWAAPVYVLDVARGMQQDAGNTPVIACELQPRADAESIRMQLLKLRDEAAIRSVSCLPQDVFAQYLGRLSKQLDVRSQPLTDWLGRTLAVPRRSVEAVLFAPAGAADASTGADRPIWRYVGESAKRARGVLTLRHPYVVLGIVISTCATVWTTAMLLAAVQNHHDLRTARQAVQALHTAKANPETRLQALDTLQQHIQRYEHRLQHSAPLFTRFGMNRDAEALTALWKPYAAASHAVLVTPVVQDMEATLVDLSQLQVRGLTDETSRWALDGRDTLKAYLMLAHPERVEPDFLAQQLARHWSTEARITPGRKQDLAERLARFYADHLRAHPDWRVTPRAELVAGARQTLLAVIGERNAVDTIYQTILEGAGRKYPNLTLAALAAGTDTRGLVRATGAVPGVFTRQGYEGYVEAAIEKATRSQDVAHDWVLTDGQAEAAPSSTQPARSDTSADALRDALAQRYFADYAEHWQQFMNGLQWEPATTLPGVVDQLKLLADARQSPVIALMKSLAYQGGAGARKDSLSDTLVAKAQGILGRKDEAPEAVRPDPAGPLGAAFGPVLRLAGQPSTGNTGGSELSLQRYLDRVTAVRLRLQQMTQSADANALARQMAQSLFQGKGSDLADTQAYARLMAASLGAEWAGMGEALFVRPVVQAEQSVLQPAQASLNEAWRRSIALPWQRAFAGRYPFAATANDASLPELARYIRPQSGLINTFLLAELAGVLALQGDQWVPVGSGTGLTFDPAFLKSINTLQRIGAHLLVQGEPRYQFELRPIPTPGLTDTRLTLDRQTLHYYNQRETWQAMSWPVANLQEPRTLLQWQTERAGTNKTLEIEGVWAWVRMLEHARVTPIDSATVQLTFHARPDTGDSSPGMAKPKPETAEPPDSAASLLPRAERVAAPATLVHPIHYQMRTAVGRGPLEALELRDLRLPERIFVDRAAPTSPARAFYPISM
- a CDS encoding glycoside hydrolase family 19 protein encodes the protein MTQTPPNPDATRVRQLAFAFPFCRKGDGQAAGRNFTSEHDFHTLLKKEPSGCFAVGPKGMWHGGIHVSESGAGASLDLLHGVRCMADGEVVAFRINRAYLVSQVAAQDGKPEREARYSTGFVLVRHAMEFPKGNRLTFFSLYMHLQDLAGYDSDPKLPRPGYWRPDFKVTPFASDRPTGRPRAGAPDQVGLRVRATQLRGTPLCLLPHGARIRIGKRQGHWGQIEDTHGAQLIPASVGGRIAPAGAVGGWVFLGEERGHRVIEEVMPEAQLDRVVTPATPIPIRAGELVGHLGRYDPLRQPAEHRMVHLEVFCDDRVQSFLEKSRAWVESHGHKAGEWKKLGLSSEPTLLRVDQNTRLYRQPFRAGAESPRTDVIQTHSFAELERIPDNKRMETEPVEGGKQPWWRIRSVDFMGRGIEGWVRQRDFAGGRVTPEFAQTWPDFDATLKAPHDAAHTIFASATAYVDYAMGADVVSPGAVDKLSPLMVKVHRAIYPKGDGSRAADELCATMDDPSRAFRSSRLIIRHESEWANPGKWQALLKAIEQRTGPQPEHDEEQRRIGKLAWWDEVKAGVSDLPGPNVFHIHPIGLVGNFHKTLICKACGADIALTNEFLSKIAPGAHDGVIQELIIASRGIFANYGLNSCRQVTHFLGQAKHETQGFRLFRESLLYRNRTAEALYQLARSAIEAGFKRKGLSFSSQEEKISWVQENLVANEEGYADHCFGSDEQPGKDFRGRGLLHLTHYENYKRCGRDIGYPIDESPELVEKDGAVIVESGLWFWKYRRIGRVADNPMISGDVAVKDVTRRINPGYAGLAERQRFKREISLVFREQYSSSRCEDD